A DNA window from Vanacampus margaritifer isolate UIUO_Vmar chromosome 19, RoL_Vmar_1.0, whole genome shotgun sequence contains the following coding sequences:
- the blk gene encoding tyrosine-protein kinase Blk, producing the protein MGCTCSGQVVDDNFYKRERRSLDSLASNHMMWGGNTYCENDDVVFVAQHDFKPTNHRELSFGKGDQFKVLQENGDWWLVRSLATGYEGFIPSNYVARADTLEVEKWFFKDLSRRETERLLLAPGNKPGAFLIRESETCQGSFSLSVRDFNPESADVVKHYKIRCLDKGGYYISPSSTFPSLQELVKYYTCTADGLCQRLYAPCKKKPPQQPWAPDEWEIPRETLKLVKKLGAGQFGEVWMGYYKHTLKVAVKTLKEGTMEPHAFLQEANLMKQLQHERLVRLHAVVTREPILIVTEFMINGCLLDFLKTDEGKRLRINKLIDMSAQIAEGMAYIESMNSIHRDLRAANILVNETLHCKIADFGLARLVESEYTAQEGAKFPIKWTAPEAINYGTFSIKSDVWSFGILLTEMVTYGRIPYPGMTNPEVIRKLESCFRMPCPDGCPQELYYIMTACWKERPEERPTFEFLQNILEDFFVATEGQYEMQT; encoded by the exons ATGGGCTGCACATGCAGCGGCCAAGTGGTGGATGACAACTTTTATAAAAGGGAGAGGAGATCCCTGGACTCCCTGGCGTCAAATCACATG ATGTGGGGTGGAAACACTTACTGCGAAAACG ATGATGTCGTGTTTGTGGCTCAACATGACTTCAAGCCCACCAACCACCGAGAACTCTCTTTCGGAAAGGGAGATCAGTTCAAGGTGTTGCAAGA AAACGGAGACTGGTGGTTGGTTCGCTCGCTGGCAACAGGGTACGAGGGTTTCATACCGTCCAACTACGTGGCCCGGGCAGACACCCTTGAGGTGGAGAA ATGGTTCTTCAAGGATCTGAGCaggagagagacagaaaggTTGCTCCTCGCGCCTGGAAACAAACCCGGAGCCTTCCTGATCCGGGAAAGCGAAACCTGTCAAG GTTCCTTCTCGCTGTCCGTCAGAGATTTCAACCCGGAAAGTGCCGACGTGGTCAAACACTACAAGATCCGCTGCCTGGACAAGGGAGGCTACTACATCTCCCCGTCCAGCACCTTCCCGTCACTGCAGGAGCTGGTGAAATACTACACAT GTACTGCGGACGGTTTGTGCCAGCGTCTGTACGCCCCGTGCAAGAAGAAGCCGCCCCAGCAGCCGTGGGCTCCGGACGAATGGGAGATTCCCCGCGAGACGCTAAAACTGGTCAAGAAACTCGGGGCCGGACAGTTTGGAGAAGTATGGATGG GTTATTATAAGCATACGCTGAAGGTTGCCGTCAAGACCTTGAAGGAGGGCACCATGGAACCTCACGCCTTCCTACAGGAAGCGAACCTGATGAAGCAGCTGCAGCATGAGCGGCTGGTACGACTTCACGCTGTAGTCACCCGGGAGCCCATTCTCATCGTCACTGAGTTCATGATCAACG GTTGTCTACTggactttttaaaaacagatgAAGGAAAAAGGCTGAGAATAAATAAACTCATAGACATGTCAGCACAG ATAGCCGAGGGCATGGCCTACATCGAGAGCATGAACTCCATCCATCGGGACCTGCGGGCGGCCAACATCCTGGTCAATGAGACCTTGCACTGCAAGATAGCAGACTTTGGCCTGGCCAGGCTGGTGGAGTCGGAATACACGGCGCAAGAAG GCGCTAAATTTCCCATCAAGTGGACGGCTCCCGAGGCCATCAATTACGGCACGTTCAGCATCAAGTCGGACGTGTGGTCGTTCGGAATCCTCCTGACAGAAATGGTCACCTACGGAAGAATACCATATCCAG GAATGACGAACCCGGAGGTAATCCGCAAGCTGGAGTCCTGCTTCAGGATGCCGTGCCCGGACGGATGCCCGCAGGAACTCTACTACATCATGACGGCCTGCTGGAAGGAGAGGCCCGAGGAACGGCCCACCTTCGAATTTCTGCAGAACATCCTCGAAGATTTCTTCGTCGCCACCGAGGGACAATACGAGATGCAGACGTGA